TCTTCTAAATCCTCATAAATTACCTCTGCTCCTTTTTTAAATAATTCATTGATTACCTTAGATATAAGTTTCTCATTGCCTGGAATTGGAGATGCAGATATAATAAACAAGTCCTTCGGTTCAATCGTAATTTTTCTATGAGTGGCAAAAGCCATTCTAGCTAGGCCTGCCATAGGTTCGCCTTGACTTCCAGTAGTTATTATTGTAACATGCTCATTTGAGTAATTACGCATTTCATCTACCCCAATAATGTAACCTTCTGGTATATGAAGATATCCAAGTTCCATCGCTACTTGTGAGATATTCTCCATGCTCCTTCCACTAAAAACAATTTTTCTACCATACATTACAGAAGCATCAGCAATCTGTTGCATTCTATGAATGTTTGAGGCAAAGGTGGCTACAATAACTCTTCCCTCAGCATTAGATAGTATTCTATTTAGTGTCTTTCCTATAACTTTTTCTGAAATCGTATGACCTTGCCGTTCAACATTTGTGCTATCCGCCATAAGGAGCATTACACCCTCTTTCCCCAAATTTGAGATACGTTCTAGGTCCATGACTAACCCATCAATGGGTGTAAAATCAATTTTGAAATCACCAGTATGTAATATAACACCAATTGGTGTGTGAATGGCAATGGCACAGGAATCTGCTATGCTGTGAGTAACCCTTATGAATTCAATTTTAAAATTTTGTAGCTGAATTATGTCTCCTGCATTTACATTGTGTAGTACACAACCTGATAATATATTGTGCTCTTTCAACTTATTTTCAACTATTCCTAATGTTAACTTAGTGCCATAAACAGGTACATTTAATTGCTTTAGAATGTATGGCAATGCTCCTATATGGTCTTCATGCCCATGAGTTAAAAAGATACCCTTTACTTTTTCCGAATTGTTTTTCAGATAAGTTATATCTGGAATTACTAAATCCACACCATACATTTCCTCATCAGGAAATGAGATACCGCAGTCTATAACAACAATTTCATCCTGATACTCAAAAGCAGTTATATTCTTACCTATTTCACCAAGGCCACCTAAAGCAATAACCTTGATACACTCTTCGTTTTTCACTAAATCCTCCCCTTCGTTTATATGGATTAAATTATTAATTTCATTTTCTTTATTTTGCCATGTATTGTGAAATTAATACCTTTTTTTTTAGATTCCTTATAGAACCACGGAAATAGTATGACTTATATTGTTAGTTAATTTGAAATATTAACAGATGTACATTAACTATACTTTTAAAGAATACTAAAAAAATTAATGAGCACCCTAATAGTATAAATAACACCGATAAAATAATAAACTATAAACATAAGGAGATAAACTAATATGAAGACTGAAGAACAAATCAAATCAGAAGTATCAAGGCAGGTAATTGACAGTATGAAAACAACCTTAAATGAAGAGTTAACTCAGGTAGAAAAAGAATTTGAAGAAACTTATAAAAATAAGCTAGAACAAGAACTACAATATTCCTTAGACCTTGCTGAGACTGGTCTTCAACACAATTCAAGTAAAAACTTAAAAGTTGAAAACAAAAAACTAATTCAGCAATTAGATAGTATAAGAGTTGAGAAAATGAAAGTTGAGAACAAATTAAAAACATTAAATGAATTCGAAAACATATAGTTTAAAAGGGTAAATAAATCCATTTAAATAAGCCCATGAGCTTCATGGGCTTTTATTTAAATTGTACTAAGCAATAAGTCGGTAGTATATATAACAGCTCTTTCAATATTCTTTAAATCTTCTTCATTAGCTGCAAATCTAATTCTAATAGGTAACTGCACATCAATCATTCCAGTGCCCTTTATTATATCGGAAGTATTTAATAATTTAATATTGGTTTGTTTTAGATAATCTTGAACCACTTCAATAGCCTCTCCACTCCAACCATAAGATCCAAAGGTAGCTCCTAATTTACCTTCTAGATTTATGGTATTAAGACTTTTTAGTAGATCTTCCATATTACCAATCATATCTGCATATTTTGTAGAAGTTCCAAAGAAAATAGCTTGGGCTTCACTAATAGCTTTTAAAACTTCTTCCCTTGATGTTTTATTAATGTCCATGACTTCTGACACTATATTTTGTTCTTGAAATTTTTCCATAATAAATGAAGCAATTTTTTTGGTTCTACCTGTCATTGAGGAGTATAAAATTAGTGCTTTTTTGCTTGTCTTTGTGCTTTTACTCATAGTGTCATAGATATCTATATAACTTTTTACATCCTCTCTAAGAATAAATCCATGAGAGGGGGCGATCATCTTTATATCTAAGTCTTTAATTTTTTGAATCATATTTTGAACATATCTTCTATGAGGATGCATTATTAAATTATAATATCCAATATAATCATTTTTAATATCTTCTTTTGCAATATCATTAAAATATTCATAGTTTGCTATATGAGTACTAAATATATCACAAGAAAATAGAATTTTATCTTCTACGCAATAGGTCACAATGGTTTCTGCTGTATGAAGATATGGTGTTTCTATAAATCTAAGAGTCTTTCCTCCTATATCAAGAGTATCTCCATCTCCTATAACTAGAAACTCCCTATTATGAAGCTTATACATTTCCTTCAATTCAACTACCGCAAGTTTTGAGCATACTATTACAGCATTTTTAGCAAAGGTTGCTAAACTTCCAAGTGCACCTGAATGGTCTGGCTCTGTGTGGTTTATTATAATATAAGCTATCTTTTCAAGCTCTATTATATTTTTTAAATTTTCTACAAACTCTCTACCAAATTTCATATCAACAGTGTCAATTATTGTAGGCTTTTCAGTCATTAATAAATAACTATTATAAGTGGTTCCCCTGGTAAGTGTTAATCTATGAAATGGTACATCTCTATCATCAACCTTACCTACCCAAAATATATCTTTATTTAACATTATATTATTTTCCATTATATTTTCCTCCTAAATTTTATTTATCCCGGCTTTACTTTCTTTCTATATTCTTATCTTACAATCTTTTCTCATTATTAAATATGATTTAAATCAAAATATAAAATAAAGTATATATTGTGTTTAATAAAGATTAGGCAGATTAAGCTAAAAATGTTATTATAAAATAAGTTAAATAAATATTAAAAAATACATTTGGTAGGTGATAAATATATGAGTCAGTGTAATTGTACAAATTGTAATACCACGCTCTGTGCTAAAAAGGTACCCATATTTTCTTTCCTTTCTGATGAGGAACTAAAAAAGATAGTAGATATGACTGGACATAAAGCTTACAAGAAAGGATCTGTACTATGCCATGAAGGCGAGAAATCTGATACCTTGTTTATAATCAATGAAGGTGGAGTAAAGATCTCAAAGCTTACCAAGGAGGGTAAAGAACAAATTGTTCATATCTTAACTAGTGGAGATTTTTTTGGGGAATTGAGTCTTTTCAACAATAATGAAACCTATAATTTTGACGTTTATGCTATATCAGACACGAAAATATGTACACTAACAAAACAAAACATGGATGAAATTCTTATGAATAATCCTCAAATATCACTTAAGCTGCTACAAGTAATCACAAAGCGTCTTAGTGACACTGAAAATCTCGCTCAGAATCTTGCTACTAACGATGCTGAAATTCGAATAGCCTATATGCTTTTAGAGTTTGCCGAAAAATATGGCGTGAACACTTCAGAAGGCCTGCAGGTTAAGCTACCAATTAGCAAAGAAGAGATGGCAAGCTATGTGGGAGTAACAAGGGAAACTATAAGTAGGAAGCTTAGTATATTTGAAGAATTGGGAATTATAAGTCATAAAGGTAATAAGCTATTAGTTATAAAAAAATTAGACATGTTAAAAGCCTATGTGGAGTAAGTCCTAGATGGACATCAATTTGACTTATTCTTTTCAATATAGTATCATTTACTTGAATGAATAAATATTACTTTATGCGTTATGTGTAGATTTTAGTATAGATAAGGAGAATTAACACACCATGAATATTTCTACAAAAGGAAGATACGGTTTAAGGGCAATGGTTGATATCGCTGTGAATTCATTGGGAGACTATATTCCCCTAAAGGTTATCGCTGAAAGACAAGACATCTCAGAAAATTATCTAGAGCAAGTTTTCTCAGTACTTAGAAAGGCTAAGCTTGTAAAAAGTGCGAGAGGCTCACAGGGTGGTTATACCCTATCAAAAGAAGCCTCAAAAATCACTGTAGGCGAAGTTTTAAGAATACTTGAAGGTGATTTGAGTATTACCGGCGATGATGATGGGACTTTAGGAATTGATAAAACAATAAAAGTTTGCATAAACACCATGGTATGGCAAAAGGTTAATGAGCAAATTAATAAAGTAATGGATGCTGTTACACTACAAGATCTTGTAGAAAAGTACAATACTCTTAACACAGAATATACCTTGGACTTTATAATATAAATGAAGAATGATGACACCTAGTTTTCTAAGTGTTATCATTCTTTATTTTTTTATTGACGTAAAATATTCTTAAAATCGAATAACAAAAAAGGGGTCCACTTAATGACACTATACATACTTTCTCATATGCTTTAATGCATTTTTTTCAACTCTAGATACCTGCGCTTGGGAAATGCCTATTTCATCAGCCACTTCCATTTGAGTTTTTCCATCGAAGAACCTCAAATTTAAAATTAACTTTTCTCTATCTTTTAATTTTTTCATGCCCTCATTAATTGATATATTCTCAAGCCAACTATCATCTGAGTTTTTAGTGTCGCTTATTTGATCCATTACATAGATTTC
This DNA window, taken from Clostridium estertheticum, encodes the following:
- a CDS encoding ribonuclease J, whose protein sequence is MKNEECIKVIALGGLGEIGKNITAFEYQDEIVVIDCGISFPDEEMYGVDLVIPDITYLKNNSEKVKGIFLTHGHEDHIGALPYILKQLNVPVYGTKLTLGIVENKLKEHNILSGCVLHNVNAGDIIQLQNFKIEFIRVTHSIADSCAIAIHTPIGVILHTGDFKIDFTPIDGLVMDLERISNLGKEGVMLLMADSTNVERQGHTISEKVIGKTLNRILSNAEGRVIVATFASNIHRMQQIADASVMYGRKIVFSGRSMENISQVAMELGYLHIPEGYIIGVDEMRNYSNEHVTIITTGSQGEPMAGLARMAFATHRKITIEPKDLFIISASPIPGNEKLISKVINELFKKGAEVIYEDLEEVHVSGHAYQEELKLIHALVHPKYFMPVHGEYRHIRQHSKLAQNLGMQVEDIFTMETGQVLEITVDEARVAGRVQTGSVFVDGLGVGDVGSIVLRDRKHLAEDGMLTVVVTLERESYSIIAGPDIITRGFIYAKESDELINEVKEIVRQELNKCLDNKIIEWYVLKSNIKKSVERYLYQKTNRRPIIFPIIMEI
- a CDS encoding FprA family A-type flavoprotein — its product is MENNIMLNKDIFWVGKVDDRDVPFHRLTLTRGTTYNSYLLMTEKPTIIDTVDMKFGREFVENLKNIIELEKIAYIIINHTEPDHSGALGSLATFAKNAVIVCSKLAVVELKEMYKLHNREFLVIGDGDTLDIGGKTLRFIETPYLHTAETIVTYCVEDKILFSCDIFSTHIANYEYFNDIAKEDIKNDYIGYYNLIMHPHRRYVQNMIQKIKDLDIKMIAPSHGFILREDVKSYIDIYDTMSKSTKTSKKALILYSSMTGRTKKIASFIMEKFQEQNIVSEVMDINKTSREEVLKAISEAQAIFFGTSTKYADMIGNMEDLLKSLNTINLEGKLGATFGSYGWSGEAIEVVQDYLKQTNIKLLNTSDIIKGTGMIDVQLPIRIRFAANEEDLKNIERAVIYTTDLLLSTI
- a CDS encoding Crp/Fnr family transcriptional regulator, coding for MSQCNCTNCNTTLCAKKVPIFSFLSDEELKKIVDMTGHKAYKKGSVLCHEGEKSDTLFIINEGGVKISKLTKEGKEQIVHILTSGDFFGELSLFNNNETYNFDVYAISDTKICTLTKQNMDEILMNNPQISLKLLQVITKRLSDTENLAQNLATNDAEIRIAYMLLEFAEKYGVNTSEGLQVKLPISKEEMASYVGVTRETISRKLSIFEELGIISHKGNKLLVIKKLDMLKAYVE
- a CDS encoding RrF2 family transcriptional regulator; protein product: MNISTKGRYGLRAMVDIAVNSLGDYIPLKVIAERQDISENYLEQVFSVLRKAKLVKSARGSQGGYTLSKEASKITVGEVLRILEGDLSITGDDDGTLGIDKTIKVCINTMVWQKVNEQINKVMDAVTLQDLVEKYNTLNTEYTLDFII